One region of Myxococcus stipitatus genomic DNA includes:
- a CDS encoding FKBP-type peptidyl-prolyl cis-trans isomerase — MFRTLLLCAVLLPLMGCGDDSNDPSGGNPDSGDPAKVTYAESLGVDLSAMTLLPSGLYIQDLGEPGTGAEAVSGAIVSVRYMGWLPNGTVFDSTENKAAFSFVLGRGSVIAGWDQGIAGMRVGGKRRLVIPSSLGYGRNGSPPRIPSYSVLVFDTELVSVR, encoded by the coding sequence ATGTTCCGAACCCTGCTGCTCTGCGCCGTCCTCCTGCCCCTGATGGGGTGTGGAGATGACTCCAATGACCCCTCGGGGGGCAATCCGGACAGCGGCGACCCCGCGAAGGTGACGTACGCGGAGAGCCTCGGGGTCGACCTGTCGGCGATGACCCTCCTGCCCTCGGGGCTCTACATCCAGGACCTGGGCGAGCCGGGGACCGGCGCGGAGGCCGTCTCCGGGGCCATCGTCTCCGTCCGCTACATGGGCTGGCTGCCGAACGGCACGGTGTTCGACTCCACCGAGAACAAGGCGGCGTTCAGCTTCGTGCTCGGCAGGGGCTCCGTCATCGCGGGGTGGGATCAGGGCATCGCGGGCATGCGCGTGGGGGGCAAGCGCCGGCTCGTCATCCCCTCGTCGCTGGGCTACGGCCGGAACGGGTCGCCCCCGCGAATCCCCTCGTACTCCGTGCTCGTCTTCGACACGGAGCTGGTGTCGGTCCGCTGA
- a CDS encoding metallophosphoesterase, whose amino-acid sequence MPRWLSFLLFLVPILTLLALAHVYLYRRLVRDVTVRPWARRTAQVVFVLGFGGTVGFRGLEWMLPAEVGRMLGIGLLSWTGVVMYVLFFTLALDVPRRAFDWNARRATRGEQQARTPPSPERRALLSQGLALGAGLAGVSVSGYGAWRAFHPPDVRDLPIPLPRLPRALDGFTLVQLTDIHVGDLIERRFVDELVARTHALSPDLIAITGDLVDGSVERLGRFVAGLGALRARHGVYFVTGNHDYYSGADAWVAYLERLGITVLRNQSVRIGDAGASFDLAGVDDWSAERMGERGYDLDAALRGVRPDRASVLLAHQPSNFDEVARRGVGLQVSGHTHGGQMFPGNLVGDAIWGDRNAGLSRTGGSLLYVSRGCGFVGPPMRVAAPPEIARLVLTAS is encoded by the coding sequence ATGCCCCGCTGGCTCAGCTTCCTCCTCTTCCTCGTCCCCATCCTCACGCTGCTCGCGCTGGCGCACGTCTATCTCTACCGCCGGCTCGTCCGGGACGTGACGGTCCGTCCCTGGGCACGGAGGACGGCCCAGGTGGTGTTCGTCCTCGGGTTCGGGGGGACGGTGGGGTTCCGGGGGCTCGAGTGGATGCTGCCGGCGGAGGTCGGGCGGATGCTCGGCATCGGGCTGCTCTCGTGGACGGGCGTGGTGATGTACGTGCTGTTCTTCACGCTGGCGCTGGACGTCCCCCGGCGCGCCTTCGACTGGAATGCCCGGAGGGCGACCCGCGGCGAGCAGCAGGCGCGGACGCCCCCGTCTCCGGAGCGTCGCGCCCTGCTCTCCCAGGGGCTCGCCCTGGGCGCGGGACTCGCGGGCGTGTCGGTGAGCGGCTACGGCGCGTGGCGGGCCTTCCATCCGCCCGACGTGCGCGACCTCCCCATCCCCCTTCCCCGCCTCCCACGGGCGCTCGACGGCTTCACCCTGGTGCAGCTCACGGACATCCACGTGGGCGACCTGATCGAACGGCGCTTCGTGGACGAGCTGGTGGCGAGGACCCACGCGCTCTCGCCGGACCTCATCGCCATCACCGGCGACCTGGTGGACGGCTCGGTGGAGCGGCTGGGGCGCTTCGTCGCGGGGCTCGGCGCCCTGCGCGCTCGGCACGGCGTGTACTTCGTCACGGGCAACCACGACTACTACTCCGGCGCGGACGCGTGGGTCGCCTACCTGGAGCGGCTGGGCATCACGGTGCTGCGCAACCAGAGCGTGCGCATCGGCGACGCGGGCGCGTCCTTCGACCTGGCGGGGGTGGACGACTGGAGCGCGGAGCGCATGGGCGAGCGCGGCTACGACCTGGACGCGGCCCTGCGCGGCGTGAGGCCGGACCGGGCCAGCGTGCTGCTGGCGCACCAGCCCTCCAACTTCGACGAGGTCGCCCGCCGGGGCGTGGGGCTCCAGGTCTCCGGCCATACGCACGGAGGCCAGATGTTCCCCGGCAACCTCGTGGGAGACGCCATCTGGGGGGACCGCAACGCCGGGCTCAGCCGCACCGGAGGCTCCCTGCTCTACGTCAGCCGGGGGTGCGGCTTCGTGGGGCCGCCCATGCGCGTGGCGGCGCCGCCGGAGATTGCCCGGCTGGTGCTGACGGCCTCCTGA
- a CDS encoding RNA polymerase sigma factor, producing the protein MGSPSDEELMERFCDGAPDAFEALFARHAARVQGFLTRMVRDAPLAEDLLQTTFLSVVRARGRYEPGTRFVPWLMTIAANAARDTLRHQHHVDAHAARSSGAEPTSASPPSGDPSLRRHLLDALQQLPPDHREAVVLSKVEGWSFEEIAALRGISAGAARLRAHRGYERLRELLHGLEAEG; encoded by the coding sequence ATGGGGAGTCCCTCGGACGAAGAGCTCATGGAACGGTTCTGCGACGGAGCACCAGACGCCTTCGAGGCCTTGTTCGCGCGGCATGCCGCGCGGGTGCAGGGCTTCCTGACGCGGATGGTGCGGGATGCGCCGCTCGCCGAGGACCTCTTGCAGACCACCTTCCTATCCGTCGTCCGGGCCCGGGGACGCTACGAACCCGGGACCCGGTTCGTTCCCTGGCTCATGACCATCGCGGCGAACGCCGCCCGCGACACCCTGCGCCACCAGCACCACGTGGACGCGCACGCCGCCCGCTCCAGCGGCGCGGAGCCCACATCCGCCTCCCCACCCTCCGGGGATCCCTCTCTCCGCCGACACCTGCTGGACGCGCTGCAACAGCTGCCACCGGACCACCGGGAGGCGGTGGTGCTCAGCAAGGTGGAGGGCTGGTCGTTCGAGGAGATCGCCGCCCTGCGGGGAATCAGCGCGGGCGCGGCCCGCCTTCGCGCGCACCGGGGCTACGAGCGGCTCCGGGAGCTGTTGCACGGGTTGGAGGCGGAAGGATGA
- a CDS encoding DUF1109 domain-containing protein has product MKSPLDIDTLLSEPPRAEPASLERALAAARGELAQNRPVRRWRTQVAWMVAASGGLALLAAAVMVLGGALSVATLLARAPLLALLLVTSTVCAWAALSPRGRVPRRWGVGLAMACAATLVFARGTPNTPPTLPAWVCTASHLAIGIVPLVVALVALRGAVFQPLRALCAGLSVGTTGAFVGELACEQDWRHVASYHLFAWALLALVALVLSRSLKPRSYAP; this is encoded by the coding sequence ATGAAGTCGCCTCTGGACATCGACACCCTGCTCTCCGAGCCCCCCCGCGCCGAGCCGGCCTCGCTGGAGCGCGCCCTCGCGGCGGCGCGTGGCGAGCTCGCGCAGAACCGTCCCGTGAGGCGGTGGCGCACGCAGGTGGCCTGGATGGTCGCGGCCTCGGGGGGGCTGGCGCTGCTGGCCGCCGCCGTCATGGTGCTGGGGGGGGCGCTGAGCGTCGCGACGCTGCTCGCCCGCGCGCCGTTGCTCGCGTTGCTCCTGGTGACGAGCACCGTGTGCGCGTGGGCCGCGCTGTCGCCGCGAGGCCGCGTCCCGCGGCGCTGGGGCGTGGGACTGGCCATGGCGTGCGCCGCGACGCTGGTGTTCGCGCGGGGCACACCGAACACGCCCCCGACCCTTCCCGCCTGGGTGTGCACCGCCAGCCACCTGGCGATCGGCATCGTTCCGCTGGTGGTCGCGCTGGTCGCCCTGCGCGGCGCCGTGTTCCAGCCCTTGCGCGCGCTGTGCGCGGGCCTGTCCGTGGGCACGACGGGCGCGTTCGTCGGCGAGCTGGCCTGTGAGCAGGACTGGCGCCACGTCGCCAGCTACCACCTCTTCGCCTGGGCGCTGCTCGCGCTCGTGGCCCTCGTGCTGTCCCGCTCCCTCAAACCCCGCTCCTATGCCCCATGA
- a CDS encoding Carotenogenesis protein CarS → MNQDPSLIVSSDVEGAPVRIGEHVKVVSASSDGTITPGFLGRMGVVVALVYDDPTHQYPTDPLIQVRVDGLGEDLFFPEELELVPEWARHRIAQQRRDEREQRRPAASRVQ, encoded by the coding sequence ATGAACCAGGACCCTTCTCTCATCGTGAGCAGTGACGTGGAAGGCGCGCCCGTGCGGATCGGCGAACACGTCAAAGTCGTCAGCGCCTCCTCGGATGGCACCATCACCCCGGGGTTCCTGGGGCGCATGGGCGTGGTCGTGGCGCTCGTCTACGACGACCCCACCCACCAGTACCCCACCGACCCCCTCATCCAGGTCCGCGTCGACGGACTCGGCGAGGACCTGTTCTTCCCCGAGGAGCTGGAGCTGGTGCCGGAGTGGGCGCGCCACCGCATCGCCCAGCAGCGCCGCGACGAGCGCGAGCAGCGCAGGCCCGCCGCGTCGCGCGTGCAGTGA
- a CDS encoding extracellular solute-binding protein, translating into MNGNILKWMALATCLQGAPALAAEPTTLEVWHALGGMPEVAFGNAAQRFEEQTGNTLAVVQFVDEAQLRDALRVAVSGGWGPDVVVMNHTLAPEFRDAGALQAYCLPGECPECEGSAPPRWCAFASNGHYGDDPYGTFAATMIPELAMGPDRCVEEGCAECATESDPRPAYCDYVSSGLSPRDSTPDLDVLQAGFAQWMDAHDGAFPFGTPIWWDFLAVAPDRAKLEAYGFDSLATVADVADFLSQDDGGAIAFFDGEYCGNVPYRFKVPGWVWPGPRPLHEADLVVAPISQFGALLGDLEGLEVADIEGHRPEIIVTGAFALSTTQHREAALDFVYELATPETQLEGASDGSLLPANNLAFESHAFAVPGTREAGVKGVLALPSL; encoded by the coding sequence ATGAACGGGAACATCCTGAAGTGGATGGCATTGGCAACGTGTCTGCAAGGCGCACCGGCCCTGGCGGCAGAGCCCACCACGCTCGAGGTCTGGCATGCGCTCGGAGGGATGCCGGAGGTGGCGTTCGGCAACGCGGCACAGCGCTTCGAGGAACAGACAGGGAACACCCTCGCCGTCGTCCAGTTCGTCGACGAGGCGCAGCTGCGCGACGCGCTCCGCGTGGCCGTGTCCGGAGGGTGGGGTCCGGACGTGGTGGTGATGAACCACACGCTCGCCCCCGAGTTCCGCGACGCCGGCGCGCTCCAGGCCTACTGCCTGCCCGGCGAGTGTCCGGAGTGCGAGGGGTCCGCGCCGCCGCGGTGGTGCGCCTTCGCCTCCAACGGCCACTATGGTGACGACCCGTATGGCACGTTCGCCGCGACGATGATTCCCGAGCTCGCGATGGGCCCGGACCGGTGCGTCGAGGAAGGCTGCGCCGAGTGCGCCACCGAGAGCGACCCGCGCCCGGCGTACTGTGACTACGTCTCGTCGGGCCTGTCGCCGCGCGACTCGACGCCCGACCTCGACGTGCTCCAGGCGGGCTTCGCGCAGTGGATGGACGCCCATGACGGTGCGTTCCCCTTCGGCACGCCCATCTGGTGGGACTTCCTCGCGGTGGCGCCGGACCGCGCGAAGCTGGAGGCCTACGGGTTCGATTCACTCGCCACCGTGGCCGACGTGGCGGACTTCCTCTCCCAGGACGACGGCGGCGCCATCGCCTTCTTCGACGGCGAGTACTGCGGCAACGTCCCCTATCGGTTCAAGGTCCCGGGCTGGGTGTGGCCCGGCCCCCGTCCGCTGCACGAGGCGGACCTCGTCGTCGCCCCCATCTCCCAGTTCGGGGCGCTGCTGGGAGACCTCGAGGGACTGGAGGTCGCCGACATCGAGGGCCACCGCCCCGAGATCATCGTCACCGGCGCGTTCGCCCTCTCCACGACCCAGCACCGCGAGGCCGCGCTCGACTTCGTCTACGAGCTCGCCACGCCGGAGACCCAGCTCGAGGGCGCGTCCGATGGAAGCCTCCTGCCCGCCAACAACCTCGCCTTCGAGAGCCACGCGTTCGCCGTCCCGGGAACCCGTGAAGCGGGCGTGAAGGGCGTGCTCGCCCTGCCCTCCCTCTGA
- a CDS encoding RNA ligase family protein encodes MAFRPLGRRAYGSIPHLPGSRTGPADRHLSPALARTLTQRARDARDHVVVLEKLDGSCVAAARVGDSLLALGREGQLAAHSANEARRLWATWVARHAERFLAVLRPGERVVGEWLALAHGTRYALPHEPFVAFDLMRDEARSPWREVTERLGNAGFVLPGLVHEGAPLAVEAVMERLGGAGFHGALDPVEGAVWRLERRDAQGVRVELLAKYVRPDKVDGSLLPENSGRPAHWNWRPEAPPPPPEMS; translated from the coding sequence ATGGCCTTCCGCCCGCTGGGGCGGCGGGCATACGGCTCGATTCCTCACCTGCCCGGCTCTCGCACCGGCCCCGCTGATCGACACCTGTCCCCCGCCCTGGCTCGCACCCTCACCCAGCGAGCCCGGGACGCGCGCGACCACGTCGTCGTCCTCGAGAAGCTGGACGGCTCGTGCGTCGCGGCCGCGCGCGTGGGGGACTCGCTGCTCGCGCTCGGGCGCGAGGGCCAGCTCGCCGCCCACTCCGCGAACGAGGCGCGGAGGCTGTGGGCCACCTGGGTCGCCCGACACGCGGAGCGCTTCCTGGCCGTGCTCCGCCCGGGAGAGCGCGTGGTCGGCGAGTGGCTGGCGCTGGCGCATGGGACCCGGTACGCGCTCCCGCACGAGCCCTTCGTCGCCTTCGACCTCATGCGCGACGAAGCGCGCAGCCCCTGGCGTGAAGTCACGGAGCGACTGGGCAACGCGGGCTTCGTCCTCCCCGGGCTCGTCCACGAGGGCGCGCCGCTCGCCGTCGAGGCGGTGATGGAGCGCCTGGGTGGCGCCGGCTTCCATGGCGCGCTGGACCCGGTGGAAGGGGCGGTGTGGCGGCTCGAGCGGCGCGACGCCCAGGGCGTCAGGGTGGAGCTGTTGGCCAAGTATGTACGCCCCGACAAGGTGGACGGGAGCCTCCTGCCGGAGAACTCCGGCCGCCCCGCCCACTGGAACTGGCGCCCCGAGGCGCCCCCGCCCCCTCCGGAGATGTCGTGA
- a CDS encoding non-canonical purine NTP pyrophosphatase translates to MTRATFVTGNRYKGEEVARLLAGLDIAWRKLSLPGLDSAPEAAPLDLGALARRKALAAHQALGAPCFVEVTALELEGGDTFTGARFKKELLAVGERAFLARHGGRRGRTRVAVALSEDGLPDQVALFEDATEGTLLTEPRGDGGYGWDRAWLPDGHQRTLGEMSGNKFLLNMRQRPYLELMDRLRPPSQGGAYEAHLTVSARSEEDLERFRAFCDAEGVKCIFIELGRGAEPFQPMTASYHHGTLRQALEDVRRMGRSLAAQGFDVTRMKLEALGKNRDMPEDDATARAQAANYFEFHVKVVTPATGLDLDALRARCERHGAHLSRNARKTRPDGSGERFVTLRVHGLGRTNADARFQALLDDLAAQGHALTQRLREYTVYDSNHALDRGWLEDAP, encoded by the coding sequence GTGACACGCGCGACCTTCGTCACAGGAAATCGCTACAAGGGCGAGGAAGTCGCGCGGCTGCTCGCGGGGCTCGACATCGCGTGGCGCAAGCTCTCCCTGCCCGGCCTGGACTCCGCGCCCGAAGCCGCGCCGCTCGACCTCGGCGCGCTCGCGCGGCGCAAGGCGCTGGCCGCGCACCAGGCGCTGGGAGCGCCGTGCTTCGTGGAGGTCACCGCGCTGGAGCTGGAGGGTGGCGACACCTTCACGGGGGCCCGGTTCAAGAAGGAGCTGCTCGCGGTGGGCGAGCGCGCGTTCCTCGCGCGGCATGGCGGACGCCGGGGCCGCACGCGCGTGGCCGTGGCCCTGTCGGAGGATGGGCTCCCCGACCAGGTCGCCCTCTTCGAGGACGCGACGGAGGGCACGCTGCTCACCGAGCCCCGGGGCGACGGCGGCTATGGGTGGGATCGCGCCTGGCTGCCCGACGGACACCAGCGGACGCTGGGAGAGATGTCCGGCAACAAGTTCCTCCTCAACATGCGCCAGCGCCCCTACCTGGAGCTGATGGACCGCCTGCGCCCGCCCTCCCAGGGAGGCGCCTACGAGGCGCACCTCACCGTGTCCGCGCGCTCGGAGGAGGACCTGGAACGCTTCCGGGCCTTCTGCGACGCGGAGGGCGTGAAGTGCATCTTCATCGAGCTGGGTCGCGGCGCCGAACCCTTCCAGCCGATGACCGCGTCGTACCACCACGGCACGCTGCGACAGGCCCTGGAGGACGTCAGGAGGATGGGACGCTCGCTCGCGGCCCAGGGCTTCGACGTGACGCGGATGAAGCTGGAGGCGCTCGGGAAGAACCGGGACATGCCCGAGGACGACGCGACGGCTCGCGCCCAGGCGGCCAACTACTTCGAGTTCCACGTGAAGGTCGTCACGCCCGCCACCGGGCTGGACCTGGATGCCCTGCGAGCCCGCTGTGAGCGCCACGGCGCGCACCTGTCGCGCAACGCGCGCAAGACGCGCCCGGACGGCAGCGGCGAGCGGTTCGTCACGCTCCGGGTCCACGGGCTGGGCAGGACGAACGCCGACGCGCGCTTCCAGGCGCTCCTGGACGACCTCGCGGCGCAAGGCCATGCGCTGACCCAGCGCCTGCGCGAGTACACCGTCTACGACTCCAACCACGCGCTCGACCGGGGCTGGCTGGAGGACGCGCCATGA
- a CDS encoding nucleotidyl transferase AbiEii/AbiGii toxin family protein — MNAHSLPLRAGAAVLRRLALMPDAPALVLRGGLMMRLWSGSVPRPVEDLDFLARFPFHEGATVARLEALFRADAGDGFQFDTSRSEVIWAETAFPGVRVHVRTRLPDVESPFELRIDTGFGDPMEPPPAWVDYASDDGPPARVLACRPENLLAWKLHGLFERGKGRFRPKDLFDAWLLFRHAPLDTSLLPRALQLAFASRGDTLDQMERLVSGEFGQSPWSLEKWARYRQAEPTGRPEQLAQVVAEVGRALRPVWEAARALPPPRVSTTR, encoded by the coding sequence ATGAACGCCCACTCGCTGCCCTTGCGCGCGGGGGCCGCCGTGCTGCGGCGGCTCGCGCTCATGCCCGACGCCCCGGCGCTCGTGCTGCGGGGCGGGCTGATGATGCGCCTGTGGAGCGGCAGCGTGCCGCGCCCCGTGGAGGACCTGGACTTCCTGGCCCGGTTCCCCTTCCACGAGGGCGCCACCGTCGCGCGCCTCGAGGCCCTCTTCCGCGCGGACGCGGGGGACGGCTTCCAGTTCGACACGTCGCGTTCCGAGGTCATCTGGGCGGAGACCGCCTTCCCCGGCGTCCGCGTCCACGTGCGCACCCGCCTTCCCGACGTGGAGTCTCCCTTCGAGCTGCGCATCGACACCGGCTTCGGAGACCCGATGGAGCCTCCGCCCGCCTGGGTCGACTACGCGTCCGATGACGGGCCGCCCGCGCGCGTCCTCGCCTGCCGGCCGGAGAACCTGCTGGCCTGGAAGCTCCACGGCCTCTTCGAGCGGGGCAAGGGCCGCTTCCGGCCGAAGGACCTGTTCGACGCGTGGCTGCTGTTCCGCCATGCGCCGCTGGACACGAGCCTGCTTCCCCGGGCGCTCCAGCTGGCCTTCGCCTCGCGCGGGGACACGCTGGACCAGATGGAGCGGCTCGTCTCCGGCGAGTTCGGCCAGAGCCCGTGGAGCCTGGAGAAGTGGGCGCGCTACCGGCAGGCCGAGCCCACGGGGCGGCCGGAGCAGCTCGCGCAGGTGGTGGCCGAGGTGGGGCGGGCGCTGCGCCCCGTCTGGGAGGCCGCGCGCGCCCTGCCCCCGCCCCGCGTCAGTACGACGCGGTGA
- a CDS encoding AI-2E family transporter — protein sequence MADSRRWSNFVFAGLFALALILFSRILLPFLMPVLLGGFLVVLFVPVQDALCQRLPGRQPLCAGLSTLTVFLLILAPLALVGWMVAREVLQFVGQAQDLLDRVDLRHHFVSSLPRGLSRYVRLDPESAQTERSLMAAVTGGAALLKDLVGAGTELLVNMFLMTVSMYYFFLDGRRLVREVTRLVPLDRRYFEAFAREFTDVAYAIVYGNTVTALIQGAVGFVGLLIAGVPHAGVWAAAMVLVALVPVGGTALVWGPIGVVLIAVNRVSEGVFLLAWGAFLVGTIDNVIRPRLCGARMALHPLLVFLSMFGGLAVFGMMGLLVGPLIASIFMAMVRIYRRDFLGIGRAEHLATEDRGGSEGGESALGASTPPVSATVVGGPAHLNA from the coding sequence GTGGCTGATTCACGGCGGTGGTCGAACTTCGTGTTCGCGGGCCTGTTCGCGCTCGCGCTGATCCTGTTCTCCAGGATCCTGTTGCCGTTCCTCATGCCGGTGTTGCTGGGCGGCTTCCTCGTCGTCCTGTTCGTTCCGGTGCAGGACGCCCTGTGCCAGAGGCTGCCGGGGCGCCAGCCGCTGTGCGCGGGCCTGTCCACCCTCACCGTGTTCCTGCTCATCCTCGCGCCGCTGGCCCTCGTCGGCTGGATGGTCGCGCGGGAGGTGCTCCAGTTCGTGGGCCAGGCGCAGGACCTGTTGGACCGGGTGGACCTGCGCCACCACTTCGTCTCCAGCCTGCCTCGGGGCTTGTCCCGCTACGTCCGGTTGGATCCGGAGAGCGCGCAGACCGAGCGCTCGCTGATGGCGGCGGTGACGGGCGGCGCGGCGCTGCTCAAGGACCTGGTGGGGGCGGGCACCGAGCTGCTCGTCAACATGTTCCTGATGACGGTGTCCATGTACTACTTCTTCCTGGATGGTCGCCGCCTGGTGCGGGAGGTGACGCGGCTGGTGCCGTTGGACCGCCGCTACTTCGAGGCCTTCGCGCGCGAGTTCACGGACGTCGCGTACGCCATCGTCTACGGCAACACCGTCACCGCGCTCATCCAGGGGGCGGTGGGCTTCGTGGGGTTGCTCATCGCGGGGGTGCCTCACGCCGGGGTGTGGGCCGCGGCCATGGTGCTGGTGGCGCTGGTGCCGGTGGGCGGGACGGCGCTCGTCTGGGGGCCCATTGGCGTGGTGCTCATCGCGGTGAACCGGGTGAGCGAGGGCGTCTTCCTGCTGGCCTGGGGCGCCTTCCTCGTGGGGACCATCGACAACGTCATCCGGCCCCGGCTGTGTGGCGCGAGGATGGCGCTGCACCCGCTGCTCGTCTTCCTGTCCATGTTCGGCGGGCTGGCCGTGTTCGGGATGATGGGGCTGCTGGTCGGGCCGCTCATCGCCTCCATCTTCATGGCCATGGTGCGCATCTACCGGCGGGACTTCCTGGGCATCGGCCGGGCGGAGCACCTGGCGACGGAGGACCGGGGGGGCTCGGAGGGGGGCGAATCGGCGCTGGGGGCGAGTACACCGCCAGTGTCGGCGACCGTGGTGGGTGGGCCCGCGCATCTCAACGCCTGA
- a CDS encoding aminopeptidase, with protein MARSKSKHRRVQMKIKQAWKKRAKKNKAEAKAAAEGKKK; from the coding sequence ATGGCCCGCAGCAAGAGCAAGCACCGCCGCGTGCAGATGAAGATCAAGCAGGCCTGGAAGAAGCGGGCCAAGAAGAACAAGGCGGAGGCGAAGGCCGCCGCCGAGGGCAAGAAGAAGTAG
- a CDS encoding P1 family peptidase, protein MVHIPEYNGPRVRARELGLPLGRFKPGKYNAITDVEGVLVGHCTLIQGDGPLRPGHGPVRTGVTAIMPNMGNIFMERMTGGGFVLNGAGEVSGMTQLMEWGLIETPILLTNTMAVGAVSDGVARHLVERYPGIGDEHDVIIPVVGECDDSWLNDISGRHVREEHVFEAIRNAASGPVQEGNVGGGTGMVTCDFKGGIGTASRKLPEVLGGYTLGVLVMSNFGKMHNLRVGGLPVGEVLAEKFKGTPKRGMTYGSIIAVVATDAPLLSHQINRLCKRVGLGIGRVGSYAAHGSGEIVVGFSTANIIPRRTQKMVYKLKLLLDQRLDPLYEAVMEATEEAILNAMCMATSMTGVNGNHCPALPLDEVRKFVDACKPIFAAVKKRPQQSSAPASKDRPPDEDREGEVTVSSARPTQVRGAEGIPYPTRPAPEDEGPGGTGSEPPQGASETTPEGSSSGSPSGSDS, encoded by the coding sequence ATGGTGCACATCCCCGAGTACAACGGACCGCGCGTCCGGGCCCGAGAGCTGGGCCTGCCGCTGGGGCGCTTCAAGCCCGGGAAGTACAACGCCATCACCGACGTGGAAGGGGTGCTGGTCGGGCACTGCACGCTCATCCAGGGCGACGGCCCGTTGAGGCCGGGCCACGGGCCGGTGCGCACGGGCGTCACGGCCATCATGCCCAACATGGGCAACATCTTCATGGAGCGGATGACGGGAGGCGGCTTCGTGCTCAACGGCGCGGGCGAGGTCTCCGGCATGACGCAGCTCATGGAGTGGGGCCTCATCGAGACGCCCATCCTGCTCACCAACACCATGGCGGTGGGCGCGGTGTCGGACGGCGTGGCGCGGCACCTGGTGGAGCGCTACCCGGGCATCGGCGACGAGCACGACGTCATCATCCCCGTGGTGGGCGAGTGCGACGACTCGTGGCTCAACGACATCTCCGGCCGGCACGTGCGCGAGGAGCACGTCTTCGAGGCCATCCGCAACGCCGCCAGCGGCCCGGTGCAGGAGGGCAACGTGGGCGGCGGCACCGGCATGGTGACGTGCGACTTCAAGGGCGGCATCGGCACCGCGTCCCGCAAGCTCCCGGAGGTGCTGGGCGGCTACACGCTGGGCGTGCTGGTGATGTCCAACTTCGGGAAGATGCACAACCTGCGCGTGGGCGGCCTGCCCGTGGGCGAGGTGCTGGCGGAGAAGTTCAAGGGCACCCCCAAGCGCGGCATGACCTACGGCTCCATCATCGCCGTCGTCGCCACGGACGCGCCCCTCTTGAGTCATCAGATCAACCGCCTGTGCAAGCGGGTGGGCCTGGGCATCGGCCGGGTGGGCAGCTACGCGGCGCACGGCTCGGGTGAAATCGTGGTCGGCTTCTCCACCGCGAACATCATCCCGCGCCGCACCCAGAAGATGGTCTACAAGCTGAAGCTCCTGTTGGATCAGCGCCTGGACCCCCTCTACGAGGCGGTGATGGAGGCGACCGAGGAGGCCATCCTCAACGCCATGTGCATGGCCACCTCCATGACGGGGGTGAACGGCAACCACTGCCCGGCGCTGCCCCTGGACGAGGTCCGCAAGTTCGTGGACGCCTGCAAGCCCATCTTCGCCGCGGTGAAGAAGCGCCCCCAGCAGAGCAGCGCCCCCGCCTCCAAGGACCGCCCCCCGGACGAGGACCGAGAGGGCGAGGTGACGGTGTCCTCCGCCCGCCCCACCCAGGTCCGGGGCGCGGAGGGCATTCCCTACCCGACGCGGCCCGCCCCGGAGGACGAAGGGCCCGGCGGGACGGGTTCGGAGCCTCCCCAGGGGGCCTCCGAGACGACTCCGGAGGGTTCCTCTTCCGGGAGCCCTTCCGGTTCTGATAGTTAA